A stretch of the Gavia stellata isolate bGavSte3 chromosome 11, bGavSte3.hap2, whole genome shotgun sequence genome encodes the following:
- the STRIT1 gene encoding sarcoplasmic/endoplasmic reticulum calcium ATPase regulator DWORF — MAEPAQVPLSRLVVPILLAVGWIVGCALMVYIVFS, encoded by the exons ATGGCAGAACCAG ccCAAGTCCCCCTTTCACGTCTCGTCGTACCTATTCTCCTTGCCGTTGGCTGGATAGTGGGTTGTGCACTAATGGTGTACATTGTCTTCTCTTGA